In Arachis hypogaea cultivar Tifrunner chromosome 7, arahy.Tifrunner.gnm2.J5K5, whole genome shotgun sequence, the genomic window GGACTAGGACTTATACTGCCAGTGACATAGGAAGTCACTTCCAAAGTTAAATCATTAAGCTAAGCTGGAATCATATCCTCTAAACACATGTTCACCACCTCACAAAGAGTTTCAAGAATCCATCATCTACATAGGTGGGTGCTTTCTAAAATCAAGCTCTTATCACTATCTTCAAACTTAATAATTGTTAGTAAGGGTTTAATTAGTTTCATTTCTTTATGGTGGCTTATCATATAATTTTAGTCGTATACATCACTCTCACTGTTAGATAAAGTATGGAACTCAATTAATATGGATTCTATATTCCATCTAAAAGATTGAGTTTGCTTGATGTACCCcccaaaaaaaattgataaatacaAAAAGTTATTTCTATGATAAGATCTAATCTTAAACTTGGACCTCTGTAAAATCCTAATGCACCATCTTTACTCAAAAACTTTATGTTTAAAAGGTATTTGCTTTTTGTGTAGGGCAGAAAGCACATCGCCAATTAAATTTCCTTGTACTATTATATAGGTAGCTACAACCTACAAGCTATACATAAAGTTATGTCTAGACTTTTTATTAAAATCCTCTCAGTAATGATGTTAATTGTTAGCAATGTTATAAATGAATATctgtaaaaaatattataaataaatatataatattagatgcatttcaaatattttataaataccgtgtttcaataattttagtcattaattttgatcataaaatatatacatgataGATAtcaataactaaaattattaaattattaatatttttaaaatttttaatttttttataatattaagttGTTGAATAACAGGTAAATTCATTTCTTTTTAATAGccacaatttatttttaaaagataaaaattgtgATAGAAAATACCGTCATAATTTCTCAAATTGAATTAcctgaatttttaataataaaatttaaaacgaCAAAATATGAATGAAACAAAAGAAGAAATCAAAATAATAGAGAGGAAATCCAGATAGATTATGCATTAGGTAGAAAGATATAACTAGAAACAAATTAAAGACATTATATCATTTATGAAGCGTTATAAGTATTATAAGAATATATTtcattagttttaattatatatatatatataattaaaatcaataataacTAAAATCACTGAAGAactagtattttaaaaatatttgaaaattttgatatcATTTATGATGTATATAGATAGCTTGGAACATTTACCTGTCTAGCAGAGGCAGACTTGTAAGTAAGCATATGAGCAGAAGCAGGGATGATATAGACTGTGAAGCTAACCAAAAGTGCCCCAACAGCTGAATTTATGGGTCCAAAGAATGGGAAAATTATGGCCAAAAACCATATTGGTATCACCACTGGTAACCTTGCTAATGCCCTTAAACATATGCTTTTTGTGTCATGCATTCCTATCACTTTCTCCCACACAAAGTACAATGGTGTGCATGCAAATCCAAATGTTATGAACTGCCCATTTCAAATACAAACTCATCAACACCAATTATGCACTCACAGTTTAAAGAGTTTTATatactattaaaaaattttaaaaaatgtttagAATATTAGTGTTCCAGTCATTTtaatcgttgattttaattaacatatattGTATACAAACTACTTAAGTCCAATATATATACGGACCTGATGAATGAGCATTAAGATTACGCCGGCGTCGCGCCAGCCGGAGcggggaagaagggagaaggcaTTGGAATGGTCTAAGAGTTGGTCACCAAAGGCCCAATAGACAGCAATAGCAGATGGAAGAGTGAGGGTGAACACATAGAGAGTGGCAAAAAGATAGATATACTTGAACTTTTGAGGTTTCCACATTGCATGCATGATTTCCCTGCCATAGCCACATACTTCCATATTAGAAAAAGAACCAATGTTGCTccaaattgaaaatcaaattcaattttgtcattattgttagtaaaaaaaaaaatggtttTATTCCAATAATTAACGTTAACTTTACCTAAATTTAGATTCTTGAGAGACAAACTATCATAAAAGTCTacattcattttctttttcacaatccaaaatattttgtatttatatgtctGATCTCTGAAGTTACCCATTCCAGTAGTTTACAACTGCACTTCATTTAATTCCATTCCTTTTGTCGTGAGAAAAGTAAACTAGCACATACCATGAGGTAAAATGTCATAAAAATATGATACATTGATGGTATCTTGGAGGAAAAGCAAAATGCCAACATCTGAACAGAGTTTCACATTAAATATATCTACTGCTCTAcataaataataatactaatagtaattaaaagaataaagttCAACTACATGggtcattaatttttttaattgattaatgGCAGAGTATAATTGTAATCCAAGACAGACGACACTAGTTAGTGTGTGACGGTTGTTCAAAAAGTGCAAGATTTACTGTTTGTCTTATTTCCAAAGTCTCAATTTAGAATGGGGGCAAAAGCTGCTattgaggaaaaaaaaaaaagtggccgtGCAAATGCAATAAACTTACCACTATATAACTATCTTTAATGTTTCATTGTCCTAGACAATAAAGAAAACTATCATCATTGTTCTGTCTACTTAACAAGCAAAAGATTAGAGGGGggaaaattgttttaaatttttaatacattgaccatgtacatattttatattattatttaattaaaattatatttcatttaaaaaatattattttattaatatgataatacatgattaaatatgattaattaaattaaatgatatataaATGCAAATGATTAAAGGTGCTTACACTGTGACGGCATGGCCGCCGAAAGTGTAGAGTATGTTGGTGGCGCCTGTGAAATACAAAACCAACTTGTTTGGGCCCGTGTGACTTACATTTTCAACCTGCAAAATTTTATACAattctaaaaggaataaaataataattaatagctgattttttttttaatttttcgtaCAAGCAGATGGACCCCGCAATAGAAATGTCATGTCCTtggtattaaatattaaaataaatataaaaattttaatttttaattagttaatatggATTAAATTTTatcctaaaattattttttagagaatttagaatttagaaaaaaaataattgattttttagTTAAACTTTAAATGTTAACGTAAATATAACAAGATCCAGAAGAATTTTCTGAGACCGACTTAAAGTGAATAGAGAAGTTTATCAGATTATTGTCTATTGATGGATTTTGTACTATTATTTAGAGTATTTGGCAGAAAAAAAATAACAGGATATTCAATAATCAAGAAGTAGGTGTTACGAAAGTTATCAACAAGTCGATTAAGAATTATAAAGAATAGGTTGTTTTTGATTATTCTAGTTGTTGATGACAATGTCAGACATGACtgtagtttaatttttttgttttgttacttAGTAACTACTCCACTTTGTTATGTTGggctttttgttttaaaaaaaaaaacagaagaaaaattaaagatttaaaatcattctgttaattattttttttttgtatttaaaagagtaaacatttaaatatatattactttttaaaaatataaaaaaataattttttatttaaaaatgagaAGAATAATTAGACAATTACCTGGCCATGAAGAAGGGCAGCAATGGTTAAATACCAAGCAGTGTAGGTGGTCATGGCAAGGCCAAGGAAGGACCAAATCCTGTAGTTATGAAATGATGGTATGAAGACTGTGGTGGCACAGCATGCTCCGAATATGTATGTCCAAGTTCTCTTATCCAAGTGATCGTTTATGTAGTATATGTTACTGCATAATGCATAACATTAGTTAGTCACTAAGCATCTTCTAATCTAATATAAAATTGGAAATTACTATATGAAACCTTGCACAGGCTATGAGCTGGATAACAGATCCAAAGAGTAGAAAAGTGCAGTTGAATGCCAATCCAACGGCTTTCCAGTAAGGTCCCAGGAGTCCATCCAACACCTCAAACcactgcatcatccatcatatcaAATTATCAATCATATTCGCAGTTTTGACGCCTTGATAATTGTTTTgggacaaaaatttaaaataaaataaaataaaatatattaaaaatttatgtgaagttgatgtcTGAAaatcgttaaatgatttgataatttgactaaattgtcTTCTAATGGCTCttagctatcaacttcacatgaaattaaCTGTACTTGAGTTTTttctataaaatatatgttaaaaatattttaattttggataAAAATTGTTAGTTTTTAATTTACTTGAAATTAATTTCAGTAAACaagaataaatacataattttttttgttgaattgtgtttattttaggataaatttggttaattagaagtcctatattttttaattattaaataaaaataaagatttttatattttaaaaaagaatatatatttatatttttattcatttaaacattaaaaataattaaaaataagttaaaattccTAATTATTGTTATAAAAGAAAAGTTCAATTAAGAAGCTATTTTTATAGCCAATTTCAGCTAGTATGCTTACTTTTTCAATGTACAATAAAAAGGGCATTAATgtctttttgtttattatttatgtattagtGTCAGTCATATCCTTGGTTCTACTAAGCACAACCTTAATATCTCTTTATCTTTCTATTATGAGACACTGTACTCATCAAAGAGGCAAAGACAACAATATAAAGATGTGTCTGGTAAATGAAGAGCTTGAAGGAGAAGGGAGGGGAAAAAAAGAGTTAGTGAATAAAGTAGAATTGAAACCCAatcctttttcactcaaaaaggcaAACTTGTAATCACAGCCTTAAAACAATTTAATGGTGGTTTTTCCTTGTTTGTACAGTAAACTAAACTCAAAGCTGAGAAAGAAAAAACTCAAACCTGAATGACATGGTTTTTGAAGCTGACATTCTCTTTCTCCTTGCGGGTTCTGTACTCAATGTAGAGAATGCTTATCAAATAAGCAGTCCAACTACCAAGAATTCCATAGAAGATTTGTAGTATGATTCCTGAAAGCATCCCTAGCTGTGAGAATGAGTATGGCAGTGTTAACAGAACCTGTGCTACCTGCAATATATAACAAACAAAGACAATAAtctcagttagttagttagtttcaaCAATTATGAAATGAATTGAAACTGTTTTGTGTATATACCTGATTTGAGGCACAGCTGAACCAAGCATCATAAGCAGAAccaccatgccagagaaggcttTTCAAGGAGGAATGTGAACCTGAACCACCACCTTCTTTCTCcaactcttctctttcttctctttcaattGTTTCATTCAGGCTTGACATCATGGTTTCTTCACCTCCTTGCTTCTGTCTTGACATTGTTTTTATGGTGATAAAgatctgaagaagaagaagaagaagagatcacATTAAACAGTGTTAAAATCAAGACATGTACCAAACCCCATGATCAAAACACAAAAAGGAGATACCGAACCGTGTATGATAAACAGTAAAAGCTACCTAATCTTAGTCAATAATGTTGCTTTGTGATGAAAGGAaaggttttttcttttctttttctcctctctTGCTGCTGATTGACAGAGAAAATCATAGGCTTTTTTTCCACTCTGATCCTACTGCCAAATAGAGTGAAGACCTTAAATCCTAAAAATTAgacttgttctttttcttcttttgtgatcTGTGGTGATATATAGCTGAGTTGCTGTTAAGGTAAGAAGAGTCAATAAGGTTCTTAAATGCAGTTTTTTATtttcccccccttttttttttctttctgtacAAGGAATTGGCAGTGAGCTGGTAGTTTCAATGCAAAAGAtatcaatgataataataataataacaataacaataataataagtaaTCTTGTGGTGGAAAATTAAACCCTGTAAGGAAGCTAAGTAAGCACAGAAAGTAGTACTATGTTACTACTGTTTTTGATGAAGGGGGTGTTGATGGATGGTGATTGTTGGATTTGGAGGATCAAGATCTGACACAAAAGGGGGGAAGTAGTAGTACacctgaactcagagagagagagagagagagagagagagagagaataagaacAGTTTGTTATTGGGTATATATTGAAGTTGGAAGATGAAAATTAATGAATGAAACCAATGGGTTTGGTTTGGTTGTGATGTTGCTTTGGGGGGTTCTCTCTTATAGTTGTGTACTTTGTGatgtctctcttttctttctctcttatgTTCTGTTCTCTGAGATGGTCCTCATCACAAATAATGTTACACACAAGTGAAGTAGTAAAAATCATATCTTGCTCTTCAATCTTCATGGATATCGTTTTAGAAAGcaaattttaatgtaattttttttattttgtttagaaaaataagatgtttttactttttaagtttggtgcatTTATACCAAATGAATactttctatgattttttttaacaatgatagtaaaattgtccaaaaaaaatatttagagatTAACTAAATTTTATTTCGATCTTTTGTATACATTTTTTgtaatattcataaaaaattaaatcaaatatataattTGTTTGTCGTTTATGAAATAATAATACACTTTGTCATGGCTAAATAATCTTTGGAAAGCTAATATGTCATCTCTTTTTCTTGGAGATCATTTTCTCAAAAACTAAAGGATGTGTTTGGTTGTACTtttattttcaagttttttttttagcattttatgaagacaaaagaaaaataataaaatgtattTACAGTTTTTATCtccttttttttcacaaaatcataaaaattaaaaatattaaaaataaagtcggaaaataaaaacacaaataaaatatttttaattcttttaaaaactTAAATGGCAATTTAGTCTAAAAATACCAATTATATCAAgaaagtaattaattatttttcatagAAACATACCTTATATATAGTACGAAATATTAATTCATTCTCATACGGTCATACCTATATAAATGTAGATGTAGATTAtgggctaatttttttatatatgaataattttaatgtaaaatataaaaatatttgttcattttagtattttatatgaTTATAGTAGTAACATAAAACGTTACtgatattttgtaaaaaaaaaattaattataaaaaatattttttaattataaaaagacaaaaagttaTTGATAttgtgtaaaaaaatattttttaattataaaaacacaAAGTATTATTGACGTTTTGTAAAGTCCTATAACAGTGTATAATATAAagtttagatatttttaaaaaattcactcCTAATAAtctaatattagaaaaaaaatcgtAGATTATGtgctatttttttcattattttctctCATATTTGCTTTTCTTTTCCCTGTTTTTACATTGACCttggtttaattttgagttttgattagTTAGAAGCTTCTTTAAcgtgaaaagaaataaaattcttcttttgattttgaagtaaaaaattatgtctataaataataataaatataagaaaataaaattgtcAAACATATGTAACTTGATAAACTTAGAAAAAACAAGTTGATAAGACAGTGATTTcaataagttagctaagttgtaatttttttatttggacaAAATTAAAAACGTTAGCTTAGTTGCAACtaacctttcttttttttttaactaaagatAGGAGAAGTCGAACTCGCAATTTTTTAAATGAGTATAGAGAAACTATGCCTTTAACTTAGGCAAATAACAAATTATTAACTAATCATATgttaaaaacaagtaaaaaaataAGGTTAAAGGCCAATTTTTTTATGACTTTTATTTTGATGCCAAAATTACTGAGCTTACCTTTTAAGATAAATATCAAATATGTTAAAATTATTCGTttttatatctttaattttaaattaaatattaatttttaaatttttttgtaaattagaCACTATATAGGATAAGTTTAAAATGTTTCCGtttaaaaacaaagtttaattattctattgatttttatagttttgtaaaatttttaattagttttttatattttttttcttttaattgggtctctgtaccaaatttttttttaattagacccATCTTGacagtaattagtttaattttataaggacctaactaaaaaaaattggtacagaaacccaaataaaaaaaattaaggacccaattaaaaaaatttggtggaaagactcaattaaaaaaaaagtacaaagacctaattaaaaattttacaaaagtataaaaaccaataaaataattaaacctaaaaacaAATATCGATATTTCAGATACATTCAAACCAcacatattttttattgataaatcCAAAGGATAGAATTTAGTGAAACATTTTAATGtagtaataaaaattttatcaccACCATGAATCTTCAAGTTGTAtgtaatcatatttttaaaaaatataaaattatagagataTATAAAAGACCGAAAACTTATTGTTTGAGATAATGTGAGAAACACATTAAAAATTacgaaaatatatatttttaattaaaatacattttttatgttaaatactATATATCGAACCGTTATATAATaagtatataataaaaagtaatcaattttaacatAATGCatgtgaaaattagtaaagctaattttagaaaataaacaaataaataaataataactaaataaaatgaaaggtaataaacaatcctagtttataaccttaggattttaatggttgaaaaagaaaagaattatatacctctaattgatggatggttcatattgaagagactcacctataaattgagtttttctttaattcatttcaatcaagtcatccagatagaataacataagatttctttgagtagttttctcctaTATTTGATAGAGAGAAGTatgttctccttttgtcaagagagagtgttattgtagtctccttgtgatagagagaagttgtaattctcaaagaaaattattcaattatttccatattttatacaaatttctaatttttcatctctatattttgctgtgtcatttgtctggtacctaacagtggtatcagagccaaaggttgctgattaagattttttttttccgctgcgagttaccgtctaaaaaaaatggcagcaaagtatgaaattccaaaattcagtgggagtaatttttccatatggaaattgaagataaaagccattatgagaaaagacaattgcgtgacagcaattgaaggtagacccactggaattacagatgaaaaatggaaggagatggacaacaatgctgttgcaaacttacacttggcactagctgactcagttttatcaagtgtagcagagaaaaagatagcaaaggaaatttgggatgctctcacaaaattatatgaagtcaagtcACTTCACAACAAGATATTCTTGAAGAGAAGACTTTATACTCTTCGAATGAGTGAGTCCACATCGGCAACGGATCACATCAACAATCTAAATACGCTATTTTCCCAACTCTCATCGTTGGAATATACCATAGCGAAAAATGAACGTGCAGAGCTCTTACTTCAAAGTCTACCAGATTCATATGATCAGCTAatcattaacttaactaataatgttttgactgattatctttcttttgatgacatggctgctgcggttcttgaagaagaatctaggcgcaagaataaggaagatagattagagagctcaaaacaagcagaggctttgttgatgacaagaggaagatcaatggagcgtggttccagtgggagtcaaagtagaccaaagtcacaaagtaagaagcagatcaaatgctacaattgtggtaagagagggcacttcaagaaagattgttggaataagaagagtatagagaaggttacagaaggatcaagttctcaaggatgtgttgcgagta contains:
- the LOC112702414 gene encoding auxin transporter-like protein 1, encoding MSRQKQGGEETMMSSLNETIEREEREELEKEGGGSGSHSSLKSLLWHGGSAYDAWFSCASNQVAQVLLTLPYSFSQLGMLSGIILQIFYGILGSWTAYLISILYIEYRTRKEKENVSFKNHVIQWFEVLDGLLGPYWKAVGLAFNCTFLLFGSVIQLIACASNIYYINDHLDKRTWTYIFGACCATTVFIPSFHNYRIWSFLGLAMTTYTAWYLTIAALLHGQVENVSHTGPNKLVLYFTGATNILYTFGGHAVTVEIMHAMWKPQKFKYIYLFATLYVFTLTLPSAIAVYWAFGDQLLDHSNAFSLLPRSGWRDAGVILMLIHQFITFGFACTPLYFVWEKVIGMHDTKSICLRALARLPVVIPIWFLAIIFPFFGPINSAVGALLVSFTVYIIPASAHMLTYKSASARQNAAEKLPVFIPNWTVMFVVNAFVVVWVFVVGFGFGGWASMTNFIKQVDTFGLFAKCYQCPPKISASNHTATLHH